DNA sequence from the Clostridiales bacterium genome:
CGCTCGGTATTTTCGGGCTTGCCGCCTATCTTTTCCACCGCGTGCAGACGGTGTATATGTGCGTTAAAAAACCGACCTCGGCGCGATTGTTCGCCGGGCTTGCCATACTCGGTATATTGATAGCCGGTATGTTCGACATGGTCATGATTTGTCAAAACATAATTCTCTACTACGGAATTATCCTTGCATTCGCCGAAAAAGATTTTCTTTGCAGTATCGGCAAAATGGACGAGAACGGCGTGTGGCTTAACTGTAAAAAAGAGAAATCGGCAGAACAGGCGGCGGCAGTAACGGAAGAACCGCAAGCGCCGACCGAACCGCAAGACGAAGAGCAAACGTCGCAGGCGACGGAACAAGAAAATATGTAAACTAAAAACTCGACGCGCGGTCGAGTTTTTTATTTTGCAAATCTATATTAATTGGGGCGCGATAAGCTCGTCGTATAAATCGTAGATATCGTCGAAGTCGTTGATTTTAAGCTTCTTATGTACCTTGTCGCGCTCGGTCTGTTTTATATTGTATACGTGGAAAAAGGGCAGCCACTTTATGCCTTGGCAGAAATGTTTGAGAACGGTGTCCGGTTTTATAGCGCGTTGCTCGTTGAATCGACGGGGAAGTATCAGCTTCTTCGTTGCGCTTTTATTGAGCGCGTCTTGATCTTTGAGCATCATTTTCTTGGTCTTGACTAACGTGCAGGCGCGGTCCAGTAATCCGGTTTCTTTTGACTTTTTCAGATTGAAATACATAACGCCGGCGTTGAAGTAATTTCTGCCGTAGAAATGCTGTCCCATGTGGTCGCGCACCGCGGCAAACTCGTAGTCGGTCAGATCGACGTCGAACAGCTCGGCAAGATCTGCACAGCACATAACGTCGGCGTCGAGGTATAATATCCTGTCGCCTAAATTGTAGTGCGAAAGAAGCAGCCTTAGCAGGGTGTACGGCGTGTAGAACGACTTCTCGTTTTTCCCGCCCTTTAAAACCGCTCGGTACTCCGCGTCGGCGCGTAAGATCTTCGCATCGTTTTCGGGGTTGAACGTTTTCAGCGCGCGGTCGAGAATTTCGCTCTGCGTTTCGGTAACGGGAACGAATTTAGGATCGAGCTCGGAATAGTCCATAGTGAGTATGACCGCGGTCAGCGGGCGCGACGAGCGCGTCGCAACCGACAGCGCCGACATGGCTATCATCGGAAAAACCTTGCTGTTTCCGCAATAGCATACCGTCATGCGATTATCGTTGGTATTAATCAATTCGCTCATTGCGTACCTCTAATTATTTCTTTTTGCTTTTCTTCTTTTTCATGCCGAGAATAGCGGATACTCGGCTGCCCACTGCGATATTGAGCGCGACGAACACTATAATGAAGATTGCGAGCGCGAGCGCTTGATACTGTTCGCCGACGGGAATGCCGAAGAAATTAAGTTTATAGCCGAAGTTGGTCGTAAGCATATCCATCAGCTGTGTGCAGAATTCGGGCTGCAAAACTCCCGAAAGGTGCGCCGACAGGTTGGCGATGGGCGTCGACATAAACCCGTACCTAAGCAGTGCGCACGAGTACGAGCCGGGGATGAACCCGCAAATGCCCTGCACCCAAACGGGCAGCATACCGAGCGGCATATACGCGCCGATCAAGAACCCGACGGCCGTTGAGAACACGGCGACGACGGCGGCAAGCGTGCCTTCTGACTTGATGAACGAGCCGATAAAGATCGTAACAAGCGTTGACGCGACGGTCGAGAGCAGTAGCACGCCGATTATCGTCATAAAGTTGCCGAAGGAAAGTGCGAGCTCGCCCATGCATGCAAGATAGATAAGGCAGATCAAAAGGAACACTATACAGATTATCGTGGTGACGATAAAGTTAAAAAAGAAATAACTCGCGATAAGCACATTGCGGTGAATGGGCGACGACGCGAAATCGCGGTTCACGCCGTTCTGCTTGTCCTCGACGATTACGGTATTCGCTTGCAGGGAAACGGTTATAGCCGTAAGCCCGATTATGCCGCTTATCATCCAGGTGTCGACGAGCGTGTAAACGTTTTTCCAAAATACCGCGTCGTTAATAAGCACGGCGATCGAGTCTTTGAGCTCTTGCGAAACGCTCGGCTCCAAGCTCATTTGCGCCAAACCGCTCCTGATCCCGTCCAGTTCGAGCCCACGCAGAAAGAAAAGATATACCACGAAAATAATTACGGGCACTAGCAGCGTGTACAAAAGCCGCACTTTGTTTTTGGCGAATACTAGTAAGTGCCGACGGGTCAGCTGAAAGAAAATATCCGCGTTGCGGGTTTTAGTTTTCATCGGCTTCATCCTCCGCAACGTGAATTTTTTGCCCCGTAACGTTCAAGAAAACGTCGTCCATATTGCCCTTGACGATCTCGACGTCGGTGAGGAACTCGTCGAACTTCTTTAATAACTGCTTGGCGTGCGCCGTGTCCTGAATAACAATCTTGTACGCGCAATGCTCGTCGTCGTACGAGAACGGGATATCGTCCGCGGCAAGCTTTTGTTCTAATTGCTCGGCGCGGTCGCGGTAGCAAATAATGCTGTCGTGCGAATAACGGTTTTTAAGTTCGACGGGCGTACCGTGCGCAATGACCTTGCCCTTGTCCATAATGACGACGTCTGTCGCCTTGTCCGCTTCTTCGAGATAGTGGGTGGTGAGGAAAACGGTCATTCCAGTTTCGTTGCGGATCTTGTCGATAAGCGCCCACACGACGAGGCGGGTTTTGGGATCGAGCCCCGTCGTCGGTTCGTCGAGAATGAGAAGGCGCGGACGGTGAACCATGGCGCGCGCAATATCGACGCGCCGCATCTGGCCGCCGCTCAGGTTTTTGACGGGACGGTTAAGGATGGGTTCGAGTTCGAGTAGGCGCACTATGTCGGCGATAGCCTGTTTTTTCTCGGCGCGGCTCATCGAGTAGAATGACGTGCGAACTTCGAGATTTTCCTTGACAGTCAGGTCGCGGTCGAGAACGCTCGTTTGGAAAACAATGCCGAGCGCTTTTTTGATGGGCATGGGATCGGCGTCGAGGTCGTAGCCGTCGACAGTAATCTTGCCTCCGTCCTTTTTGAGAATGGAACAAATGATGTTTATCGTCGTGCTTTTGCCTGCGCCGTTAATGCCAAGGAACGCAAACAGCGAGCCTTGCTCTACGGTAAACGAAATATCGTCGACCGCCTTAACGTCGCCGTACGATTTCGATAAATGCTCGATTTCGAGCGCGTGTTGTTTTTGTT
Encoded proteins:
- a CDS encoding ABC transporter permease, translated to MKTKTRNADIFFQLTRRHLLVFAKNKVRLLYTLLVPVIIFVVYLFFLRGLELDGIRSGLAQMSLEPSVSQELKDSIAVLINDAVFWKNVYTLVDTWMISGIIGLTAITVSLQANTVIVEDKQNGVNRDFASSPIHRNVLIASYFFFNFIVTTIICIVFLLICLIYLACMGELALSFGNFMTIIGVLLLSTVASTLVTIFIGSFIKSEGTLAAVVAVFSTAVGFLIGAYMPLGMLPVWVQGICGFIPGSYSCALLRYGFMSTPIANLSAHLSGVLQPEFCTQLMDMLTTNFGYKLNFFGIPVGEQYQALALAIFIIVFVALNIAVGSRVSAILGMKKKKSKKK
- a CDS encoding ABC transporter ATP-binding protein, whose protein sequence is MRRQGWVILEQKQHALEIEHLSKSYGDVKAVDDISFTVEQGSLFAFLGINGAGKSTTINIICSILKKDGGKITVDGYDLDADPMPIKKALGIVFQTSVLDRDLTVKENLEVRTSFYSMSRAEKKQAIADIVRLLELEPILNRPVKNLSGGQMRRVDIARAMVHRPRLLILDEPTTGLDPKTRLVVWALIDKIRNETGMTVFLTTHYLEEADKATDVVIMDKGKVIAHGTPVELKNRYSHDSIICYRDRAEQLEQKLAADDIPFSYDDEHCAYKIVIQDTAHAKQLLKKFDEFLTDVEIVKGNMDDVFLNVTGQKIHVAEDEADEN